Proteins from one Oncorhynchus gorbuscha isolate QuinsamMale2020 ecotype Even-year linkage group LG18, OgorEven_v1.0, whole genome shotgun sequence genomic window:
- the LOC124002677 gene encoding ubiquitin-conjugating enzyme E2 R2-like, with the protein MAHHSTPSSQKALMMELKSLQEQPVEGFRIGLVEESDLYNWEVAIFGPPNTLYEGGYFKSHIKFPIDYPYSPPTFRFLTKMWHPNIYENGDVCISILHPPVDDPQSGELPSERWNPTQNIRTILLSVISLLNEPNTFSPANVDASVMFRKWRDSKGKDKEYAEIIRKQVVSTVAEAERDGVKVPTTLAEYCVQTRVPSQDSSSDLLYDDLYDDDMEEEEEDEDEESDMESGGEAGGTSGGEGGVTTGCYDDDQEDSGNEDS; encoded by the exons ATGGCCCACCATTCGACGCCCAGTTCCCAGAAGGCCCTGATGATGGAGCTGAAGTCCCTGCAGGAGCAGCCAGTGGAGGGCTTCCGCATCGGCCTGGTGGAGGAGTCGGACCTTTACAACTGGGAGGTGGCCATCTTTGGCCCCCCCAACACACTGTACGAGGGAGGCTATTTTAAG TCTCACATCAAGTTCCCCATCGACTACCCCTACTCCCCTCCGACCTTCCGTTTTCTCACCAAGATGTGGCATCCCAACATCTACGAG AATGGCGACGTGTGcatctccatcctccaccctcccGTTGATGACCCCCAGAGCGGGGAGCTCCCCTCAGAGAGGTGGAACCCCACCCAGAACATCAG GACCATCTTGTTGAGTGTGATCTCTCTGCTGAACGAGCCCAACACATTTTCACCGGCCAACGTGGATGCCTCCGTTATGTTCCGCAAGTGGAGGGACAGCAAGGGCAAGGACAAAGAATACGCTGAAATTATCAG GAAGCAGGTGGTGTCCACTGTGGCAGAGGCGGAACGCGACGGTGTCAAGGTTCCCACTACGCTGGCTGAGTACTGCGTTCAGACTCGGGTTCCCTCCCAAGACAGCAGCTCAGACCTGCTCTACGATGACCTCTATGACGATgatatggaggaggaagaggaggatgaagacgaGGAGAGCGACATGGAGTcgggaggagaggcaggggggaccagtggaggagaaggaggggtcaCTACTGGCTGCTATGACGACGACCAGGAGGATTCTGGAAACGAGGACTCATGA